In the bacterium genome, one interval contains:
- a CDS encoding division/cell wall cluster transcriptional repressor MraZ encodes MAAQRKPNLRGSTLATVDEQGRLKIPTMFKDILVKSYGYNFFITSLTGENVFAVPLTVWEAREERLIKTASLNPSRRKYLDRVNYFGSEVTMDKQGRILVPATLRDSAAIRGELRVLGKIDHLDIWNEDRFAKRIAEEALTEQDLLQLSELGI; translated from the coding sequence ATGGCTGCGCAAAGGAAACCAAATTTACGCGGCAGTACTCTTGCCACGGTCGACGAACAGGGTCGATTGAAAATCCCTACCATGTTTAAAGACATACTGGTGAAAAGCTACGGGTATAACTTCTTTATCACCAGCCTCACTGGAGAGAATGTTTTTGCGGTCCCACTTACGGTTTGGGAAGCTCGTGAAGAGCGCCTGATAAAAACCGCCTCCCTCAATCCTTCCCGACGCAAGTACCTGGATCGCGTGAATTATTTCGGAAGCGAAGTGACCATGGACAAACAGGGAAGAATTCTGGTTCCGGCTACACTGAGGGACTCCGCGGCCATACGCGGCGAGTTGCGTGTGCTTGGCAAAATCGATCATCTGGATATTTGGAACGAAGATCGATTTGCAAAACGCATCGCCGAAGAGGCACTTACCGAACAAGATCTTTTACAGTTATCGGAGCTTGGAATATGA